In Vigna radiata chloroplast, complete genome, one DNA window encodes the following:
- the rpl16 gene encoding 50S ribosomal protein L16, protein MLSPQRTRFRKQHRGRMKGISYRGNHICFGRYALQALEPAWITSRQIEAGRRAMSRNVRRGGQIWVRIFPDKPVTVRPTETRMGSGKGFPEYWVAVVKPGKILYEMGGVPENIARKAISIASSKMPIRTQFIISG, encoded by the coding sequence CCCCAAAGAACCAGATTTCGTAAACAACATAGAGGAAGAATGAAGGGAATATCCTATCGAGGTAATCATATTTGCTTCGGAAGATATGCTCTTCAGGCACTTGAGCCAGCTTGGATAACATCTAGACAAATAGAAGCGGGACGGCGGGCAATGTCAAGAAATGTTCGCCGAGGTGGACAAATATGGGTACGTATTTTTCCAGACAAACCGGTTACAGTAAGACCTACTGAAACACGTATGGGTTCAGGAAAAGGATTTCCCGAATATTGGGTAGCTGTTGTTAAACCAGGGAAAATACTTTATGAAATGGGTGGAGTACCAGAAAATATAGCAAGAAAGGCTATTTCAATAGCATCATCCAAAATGCCGATACGAACTCAATTCATTATTTCAGGATAA
- the rpl14 gene encoding ribosomal protein L14 — protein sequence MIQPQTHLNVADNSGARELMCIRILGASNRRYAYIGDIVVAVIKQAVPNTNLERSEVIRAVIVRTCKQLKRSNGIIIQYDDNAAVIIDQEGNPKGTRIFCAIARELRQLNFTKIVSLAPEVL from the coding sequence ATGATTCAACCTCAAACTCATTTGAATGTAGCGGATAACAGCGGAGCACGTGAACTGATGTGTATTCGAATCCTAGGAGCTAGTAATCGACGATATGCTTATATTGGCGACATTGTTGTTGCTGTAATCAAACAAGCAGTACCAAATACGAACTTAGAAAGATCTGAAGTGATCAGAGCTGTAATTGTACGTACTTGTAAACAACTAAAACGTAGCAACGGTATAATAATTCAGTATGATGATAATGCTGCAGTTATAATTGATCAAGAAGGAAATCCAAAAGGAACTCGAATCTTTTGCGCAATCGCTCGGGAATTGAGACAGTTAAATTTCACTAAAATAGTTTCATTAGCACCTGAGGTATTATAA
- the psbA gene encoding photosystem II protein D1, whose amino-acid sequence MTAILERRESESLWGRFCNWITSTENRLYIGWFGVLMIPTLLTATSVFIIAFIAAPPVDIDGIREPVSGSLLYGNNIISGAIIPTSAAIGLHFYPIWEAASVDEWLYNGGPYELIVLHFLLGVACYMGREWELSFRLGMRPWIAVAYSAPVAAATAVFLIYPIGQGSFSDGMPLGISGTFNFMIVFQAEHNILMHPFHMLGVAGVFGGSLFSAMHGSLVTSSLIRETTENESANEGYRFGQEEETYNIVAAHGYFGRLIFQYASFNNSRSLHFFLAAWPVVGIWFTALGISTMAFNLNGFNFNQSVVDSQGRVINTWADIINRANLGMEVMHERNAHNFPLDLAAMEAPSVNG is encoded by the coding sequence ATGACTGCAATTTTAGAGAGACGCGAGAGCGAAAGCCTATGGGGTCGCTTCTGTAATTGGATAACCAGCACCGAAAATCGTCTTTACATTGGATGGTTTGGTGTTTTGATGATTCCTACTTTATTGACTGCAACTTCTGTATTTATTATCGCTTTTATCGCTGCCCCTCCAGTAGATATTGATGGTATTCGTGAGCCTGTTTCTGGATCTCTACTTTATGGAAACAATATCATTTCTGGTGCGATTATTCCTACTTCTGCGGCTATAGGTTTGCATTTTTATCCGATATGGGAAGCAGCTTCTGTTGATGAATGGTTATACAACGGCGGTCCTTATGAACTAATTGTTCTACACTTCTTACTTGGTGTAGCTTGCTACATGGGTCGTGAGTGGGAACTTAGTTTTCGTCTGGGTATGCGTCCTTGGATTGCTGTTGCATATTCAGCTCCTGTTGCAGCCGCTACTGCTGTTTTCTTGATCTATCCTATTGGTCAAGGAAGCTTTTCGGATGGTATGCCTCTAGGAATTTCTGGTACTTTCAATTTTATGATTGTATTTCAGGCTGAGCATAATATTCTTATGCATCCATTTCACATGTTAGGTGTAGCTGGTGTATTCGGCGGCTCCCTATTTAGTGCTATGCATGGTTCCTTGGTAACTTCTAGTTTGATCAGGGAAACCACAGAAAATGAATCCGCTAATGAAGGTTACAGATTTGGTCAAGAGGAAGAAACTTATAATATTGTAGCTGCTCATGGTTATTTTGGCCGATTGATCTTCCAATATGCAAGTTTCAACAATTCTCGTTCTTTACATTTCTTCCTAGCTGCTTGGCCTGTAGTAGGTATTTGGTTTACCGCTTTAGGTATCAGCACTATGGCTTTCAACTTAAATGGTTTTAATTTCAACCAATCCGTAGTTGATAGTCAAGGTCGTGTAATAAATACCTGGGCTGATATTATTAACCGAGCTAACCTTGGTATGGAAGTAATGCATGAACGTAATGCTCATAATTTCCCTCTAGATCTAGCTGCGATGGAAGCTCCATCTGTTAATGGATAA